A single region of the Paramicrobacterium fandaimingii genome encodes:
- a CDS encoding helix-turn-helix transcriptional regulator has translation MNARTPGARDKLAFLLSLVPYLLDRRHSTVAEAAAHFDVAEEHVRQSVRLIAVSGVPGDSTQYQHNDLFDIDWDSFEERDEIIITHLVAIDDSPRFSAREAAALIAGLQYLSALPEQADRDVIGAVMAKLTRGASGAPLQVAVEKGVADTTLTDIRSAVSSERQIEFTYINSRDERERRRVDPLRIDSLDQNWYVRAWCHLRRGVRTFRLDRMSDVSIIDAEITHRAGDVTLPDTLFQASDDDVSVVVDLSKDAVPLIDEYISSTTPNADPGRVTATLRLAHIANLGRLIVGLPGNARVIEPPEAREQIARWASRALSRYENDPHSPRGSLR, from the coding sequence GTGAACGCACGCACGCCCGGGGCACGCGACAAGCTGGCGTTTCTGCTCTCCCTGGTTCCGTATCTGCTTGACCGGCGTCATTCGACGGTCGCCGAGGCCGCCGCGCATTTCGATGTCGCAGAAGAGCACGTTCGCCAGTCTGTTCGCCTGATCGCGGTTTCCGGCGTGCCGGGGGACAGCACGCAGTACCAGCACAACGACCTCTTCGACATCGACTGGGACTCCTTTGAGGAGCGCGATGAGATCATCATCACGCATCTTGTGGCAATCGATGATTCGCCGAGATTCTCCGCCCGCGAGGCTGCGGCGCTCATCGCAGGGCTGCAATACCTCTCGGCCCTTCCCGAACAGGCCGACCGTGATGTCATCGGCGCCGTCATGGCAAAACTCACTCGCGGCGCCTCCGGCGCGCCCCTTCAAGTTGCTGTCGAGAAGGGCGTCGCCGACACGACGCTGACCGACATCCGATCGGCGGTATCGTCTGAGCGCCAAATCGAGTTCACCTACATCAATTCTCGTGACGAGCGCGAGCGCAGACGCGTCGATCCGCTGCGCATCGATTCACTCGATCAGAATTGGTATGTGCGAGCCTGGTGCCACCTCCGCCGCGGAGTCCGCACCTTCCGACTCGATCGCATGTCTGATGTGAGCATCATCGACGCCGAGATCACGCACCGCGCCGGCGACGTCACCCTGCCAGACACGCTGTTCCAGGCATCCGACGACGATGTCTCTGTCGTGGTCGATCTCTCGAAAGATGCCGTGCCGCTGATCGACGAGTACATTTCCTCCACAACGCCGAACGCGGACCCCGGTCGTGTCACCGCGACGCTTCGCCTCGCGCACATAGCGAACCTCGGACGACTGATCGTCGGCCTGCCTGGAAACGCTCGAGTGATCGAGCCGCCCGAGGCACGTGAGCAGATTGCCCGCTGGGCTTCGAGAGCGCTGTCACGGTACGAGAACGATCCGCACTCGCCCCGGGGCTCTCTGCGGTAG
- a CDS encoding WYL domain-containing protein, with protein MKHVSDSTPAAQRVPVEERLFSLVLALVATESGLTKDAILSTVQGYRQRFVSSGDNASLERQFERDKDDIRDLGIPLEATSPPDEEGNSQNTRYRIPKGEYDLPEDVNFTAEEITLLGLAATVWREGTLSGESQRALMKLRSLGVTEIDPIIGVAPRLRTREAAFEPLRTALERHAIVSFPYVKPGDTAARVRTVAPLALVQHSGRWHLYAIDDEIDERRTFLLSRMVQTPRSSGRSFDPPDDSESFAETALRDLDRLWERNVATVRADSDTHAWFRLSRLHGAEAIDDDLFRLHFTDINILADEIAAFGPEAEALAPPSLRAAIVQRLTRTRAGHSNGEESR; from the coding sequence ATGAAGCACGTGTCTGACTCCACTCCAGCTGCCCAACGCGTCCCTGTCGAGGAACGCCTGTTCAGCCTTGTCCTCGCACTCGTCGCGACGGAATCGGGACTGACGAAAGACGCGATCCTGTCCACAGTGCAGGGCTATCGTCAGCGATTCGTGAGCAGTGGAGACAACGCAAGCCTTGAGCGGCAATTCGAACGAGACAAAGACGATATCCGTGACCTCGGCATTCCGCTCGAAGCGACAAGTCCGCCCGACGAAGAGGGAAACTCCCAGAACACGCGGTACCGCATCCCCAAGGGCGAATACGATCTTCCCGAAGACGTCAACTTCACCGCTGAGGAAATCACCCTTCTTGGTCTCGCGGCGACAGTCTGGCGCGAGGGCACACTGTCTGGCGAGTCTCAGCGCGCGCTCATGAAGCTGCGCTCGCTCGGCGTCACCGAGATCGATCCGATCATCGGCGTCGCCCCGCGGCTGAGAACACGCGAGGCCGCGTTTGAACCTCTGCGCACGGCGCTTGAACGGCACGCCATCGTCTCGTTCCCGTACGTGAAGCCCGGTGACACGGCTGCGCGCGTGCGAACCGTCGCGCCGCTCGCGCTCGTGCAGCACAGTGGCCGTTGGCATCTCTACGCGATTGACGACGAGATCGACGAGCGACGAACGTTTCTGCTGTCGCGCATGGTGCAGACGCCGCGCTCGTCAGGGCGCTCGTTTGATCCGCCCGATGACAGCGAGAGTTTCGCCGAAACGGCTCTTCGTGACCTCGACCGGCTCTGGGAGCGCAACGTTGCAACGGTGCGTGCCGACTCCGATACCCATGCCTGGTTTCGCCTTTCGCGGCTTCACGGAGCCGAAGCGATCGACGACGATCTCTTTCGCCTTCATTTCACAGACATCAACATCCTTGCCGACGAGATCGCCGCATTCGGGCCCGAAGCGGAGGCTCTCGCTCCGCCGAGCCTCCGCGCCGCGATCGTGCAGCGACTCACCCGCACTCGGGCCGGGCATTCAAACGGTGAGGAGTCACGGTGA
- a CDS encoding FKBP-type peptidyl-prolyl cis-trans isomerase translates to MTSKRGTVRYAPAVLLTAALVTATLSGCAGAPADVACATPGDASNQVSVTGKFDSEPSVSMPTPLYAPATQVSTAIEGDGETLAGNEVVELAWSLYNGRTGEKIFATPYDDVKPASPSGMLPGMADALACHTVGSRLVAAITPDDGFGEAGNPMYGVKADDTLVMVIDIKNAYLGKADGISMPVVQPGFPSVAVAPDGTPGLTIPTSPAPTTAKSALLKLGDGDTVKASDTVLAQIQQASWNNQSITSSTWTDGSPKTIPMNKAPKELTDALTDIHVGSQVIVLVPTPDGDASIYVIDVLGVL, encoded by the coding sequence GTGACATCGAAACGAGGTACCGTGCGCTACGCACCCGCCGTGCTCCTGACCGCAGCACTCGTCACCGCGACTCTCAGTGGATGCGCCGGCGCACCTGCCGACGTCGCGTGCGCCACGCCCGGTGATGCGTCGAACCAAGTTTCCGTGACGGGAAAATTCGACTCAGAGCCGTCGGTCTCCATGCCGACGCCGCTCTATGCTCCGGCAACACAGGTGAGTACCGCCATCGAGGGCGACGGCGAGACGCTCGCGGGCAACGAGGTCGTCGAGCTGGCGTGGAGCCTGTACAACGGCCGCACCGGAGAGAAGATCTTCGCGACGCCCTACGATGACGTCAAACCAGCCAGCCCAAGCGGAATGCTCCCGGGAATGGCCGACGCTCTCGCGTGCCACACCGTTGGCTCTCGACTCGTTGCCGCCATCACACCAGATGACGGTTTCGGCGAAGCGGGCAACCCGATGTATGGGGTGAAGGCCGACGACACCCTCGTGATGGTCATCGATATCAAGAACGCCTATCTCGGCAAAGCAGACGGCATCAGTATGCCGGTTGTTCAGCCTGGCTTCCCGTCTGTGGCGGTAGCACCTGACGGCACGCCTGGGCTCACGATCCCCACCTCGCCCGCACCAACGACGGCGAAATCGGCTCTGCTGAAACTCGGAGACGGCGACACGGTGAAGGCCTCAGACACCGTTCTCGCCCAGATTCAACAGGCATCGTGGAACAACCAGTCGATCACCTCTTCGACCTGGACAGACGGTTCGCCTAAGACCATTCCCATGAACAAAGCGCCGAAAGAGTTGACGGATGCTCTCACGGACATTCACGTGGGCTCTCAGGTGATTGTTCTCGTACCCACGCCAGACGGCGATGCCTCAATCTATGTCATTGACGTGCTCGGAGTGCTCTGA
- a CDS encoding tRNA (adenine-N1)-methyltransferase: protein MSSSSERPQNSGPFRIGDRVQLTGPKGKRNTITLESGRQFHTHKGMIDHDDVIGRPDGSVITNSAGLDYLALRPLLIDFAMSMPRGAAIIYPKDAAQILAQADIFPGATVVEAGVGSGALSLWLLRALGPAGTLTSFERREEFAAVARGNVATFTGVDPSNWTITVGDLAEELPNAAPRASVDRVVLDMLAPWECLDVVSDALVAGGVLLCYVATVTQLSRVAEAIRDSGLYTNPESTETMVRGWHVEGLAVRPEHRMIGHTGFLITARRLAPGAVLPELKRRASKSDFSADDVEVWTPGALGQRTVSEKSLRKRVRAAEAGAEASKSRDLGESAPPVADAPDDEH, encoded by the coding sequence ATGAGCTCTTCGTCTGAACGACCACAGAACAGCGGTCCGTTCCGCATCGGCGATCGCGTGCAGCTCACCGGCCCGAAGGGAAAGCGCAACACAATCACCCTTGAATCCGGGCGGCAGTTTCACACGCATAAGGGAATGATCGACCACGATGACGTCATCGGCCGCCCCGATGGCTCCGTCATCACCAACTCCGCGGGCCTCGACTATCTGGCACTTCGCCCCCTGCTTATCGACTTCGCCATGTCGATGCCCCGGGGCGCGGCCATCATCTATCCGAAAGACGCCGCGCAGATCCTCGCGCAGGCAGATATCTTTCCCGGTGCGACCGTCGTCGAGGCCGGAGTAGGGTCGGGCGCTCTCTCGCTCTGGCTCCTTCGCGCGCTCGGCCCGGCTGGCACGCTGACATCGTTCGAGCGTCGCGAGGAGTTCGCCGCCGTCGCACGCGGCAATGTCGCCACGTTCACCGGCGTCGACCCCTCGAATTGGACGATCACCGTCGGCGATCTCGCTGAAGAGCTGCCGAACGCCGCGCCGCGCGCAAGCGTCGACCGTGTCGTTCTCGACATGCTGGCACCGTGGGAATGCCTTGATGTCGTCTCTGATGCACTCGTGGCCGGGGGAGTGCTGCTCTGCTATGTGGCAACCGTGACGCAGCTCTCGCGTGTCGCCGAAGCCATCAGAGACAGCGGACTCTATACGAACCCCGAGTCCACAGAGACGATGGTGCGCGGGTGGCACGTCGAAGGTCTCGCCGTGCGGCCGGAGCACCGCATGATCGGGCACACTGGATTTCTCATCACAGCGCGACGGCTGGCGCCGGGGGCTGTTCTTCCCGAACTGAAACGCCGCGCCTCCAAGAGCGACTTCAGCGCAGACGACGTCGAAGTGTGGACGCCAGGCGCACTCGGGCAGCGCACCGTCAGCGAGAAGAGTCTGCGCAAGCGCGTTCGCGCTGCTGAAGCCGGAGCCGAAGCGTCGAAATCACGCGACCTCGGAGAATCTGCACCCCCGGTGGCCGACGCGCCCGACGACGAGCACTAA
- a CDS encoding HAD family hydrolase: protein MTAIAPAAVLWDMDGTVVDTEPYWIQAETDLVESYGRTWTHDDSMTLVGAGLWDSAQILRAHGVDMEPDDIVSHLTAAVRSRLADDGVPFRPGAERMLAELNASGVRMALVTMSVRAMAEQVISHLPFTPFELLVTGDEVTQPKPHPEAYLTAAERLGVAITECIAVEDSRNGLASAIASGARTLAIPHAVPIDEAPSHTTWQTLEARTIDDLFSIPFSETDSPA from the coding sequence GTGACTGCCATTGCTCCGGCGGCCGTTCTGTGGGACATGGACGGGACCGTCGTCGACACCGAACCGTACTGGATCCAGGCCGAAACCGACCTCGTCGAGTCGTACGGTCGCACCTGGACACACGACGACTCCATGACACTCGTGGGTGCCGGACTCTGGGACTCCGCTCAGATTCTGCGTGCTCACGGCGTCGATATGGAGCCAGACGACATCGTCTCCCATCTCACGGCCGCGGTGCGCAGCAGGCTTGCTGACGACGGCGTTCCGTTTCGACCGGGTGCAGAGCGGATGCTGGCAGAGCTCAACGCGAGCGGCGTGCGCATGGCTCTCGTCACGATGTCGGTGCGTGCAATGGCCGAGCAGGTGATCAGCCACCTGCCCTTCACTCCGTTCGAGCTCTTGGTGACGGGCGACGAGGTGACGCAGCCCAAACCGCACCCTGAGGCTTATCTCACGGCGGCCGAGCGGCTGGGAGTCGCGATCACCGAGTGCATCGCCGTCGAAGATTCTCGCAATGGACTCGCCTCTGCCATCGCTTCCGGTGCCCGCACGCTCGCCATTCCGCACGCGGTTCCCATCGACGAGGCACCAAGCCACACGACCTGGCAAACACTCGAGGCACGCACAATCGACGACCTGTTTTCCATTCCCTTCTCTGAAACGGATTCCCCCGCATGA
- a CDS encoding PAC2 family protein: MTDGLEFLGGRLLVVAFEGWNDAGDAATGAVRMLKDQLELVPLFDVDPELYFDFQFNRPLISADAEGRKKLTWPSATLYGPTHPADPVDRLADDAEMRISASNNDNIYLLVGTEPSRSWKAFCAELLDAALTHDISGIICLGSMLADVPHTRPISVFTSSESSEVRQALDVERSSYEGPVGVLSALSDAADILDIPTLSIWASVPHYVQHSPSPKAMLALIDKLEELVDVVIPRGDLMEQAEEWEQTINSLASDDEEMAAYIKQLEAARDTVEAPEASGEAIAREFERYLRTSDGRRGPAISGDDASKSQGPVVAPDDRPQGKRKTGDEVAQDKPDAADEPSATSDDDAKPDDDTEPDSDQGQDQA; encoded by the coding sequence GTGACTGACGGACTGGAATTCTTGGGCGGACGGCTGCTTGTCGTGGCGTTTGAAGGGTGGAACGACGCCGGAGATGCTGCCACAGGAGCAGTTCGGATGCTGAAGGACCAACTTGAGCTCGTGCCGCTGTTCGATGTGGATCCCGAACTGTACTTCGACTTCCAATTCAATCGTCCGCTCATCTCAGCCGACGCCGAGGGGCGAAAGAAGCTGACGTGGCCGAGCGCAACGCTCTACGGCCCGACGCACCCCGCTGATCCTGTCGACAGGCTCGCTGACGATGCCGAGATGCGCATCAGCGCGTCGAACAACGACAACATCTATCTGCTCGTCGGAACCGAGCCGTCGCGCAGCTGGAAGGCGTTTTGCGCCGAACTCCTTGACGCTGCGTTGACGCACGATATCTCGGGCATCATCTGCCTTGGCTCGATGCTTGCCGATGTTCCTCACACGCGCCCGATCAGCGTTTTCACGAGCAGCGAGAGCAGCGAGGTGCGCCAGGCTCTCGACGTGGAGCGAAGCAGCTATGAGGGGCCCGTCGGCGTGTTGAGCGCCCTCTCTGACGCCGCAGACATCCTCGACATTCCCACGCTGTCGATCTGGGCATCCGTTCCTCATTACGTTCAGCACTCCCCCTCCCCCAAGGCGATGCTCGCCCTGATCGACAAGCTTGAGGAGCTCGTCGACGTGGTGATCCCCCGAGGAGACCTGATGGAGCAGGCAGAAGAGTGGGAGCAGACGATCAACTCGCTCGCCTCCGATGATGAGGAGATGGCCGCCTACATCAAGCAGCTCGAGGCCGCGCGCGACACTGTCGAGGCTCCCGAGGCCAGTGGCGAGGCGATTGCGCGGGAGTTCGAGCGCTACCTGCGCACGTCAGACGGGCGCAGAGGCCCGGCAATCAGCGGTGACGACGCGTCAAAGAGCCAAGGCCCCGTCGTCGCGCCCGACGACAGACCACAGGGAAAGAGGAAGACCGGCGATGAGGTGGCACAGGACAAGCCGGATGCCGCGGATGAGCCGTCGGCGACGTCTGACGACGACGCGAAGCCTGACGACGACACGGAACCTGACTCTGATCAGGGCCAGGATCAGGCGTGA
- the mshC gene encoding cysteine--1-D-myo-inosityl 2-amino-2-deoxy-alpha-D-glucopyranoside ligase, translating to MQSWPSPEIPVVPGESTPPCLYDTSTASLVEAETGDTARLYVCGITPYDATHMGHAATYVSYDTLQRVWRDAGMTVHYAQNITDIDDPLLERARETGADWRDLADEQIDLFRNDMASLSVIPPDDFVAVTDVIDPIGRAVERMLQNGTAYRVPTPESTAGDDVYFDIAATEAAGVWTLGAESRYDRETMLTLSRERGGDPDRPGKRDPIDPLVWRAARDGEPRWPSPLGEGRPGWHIECSVIALRELGTDFTVQGGGSDLIFPHHELSAAHAAALSGKPLARVFNHTGMVAYQGEKMSKSLGNLVLVSALRKQGTDPRIIRLAILAHHYRSDWEWTDDLLPNSAQRMAEWTTGFAADSPGGADASTVLHDIRAALRHDLDTPTALAALDKASASGVDDAASVKAAIHALLGVALD from the coding sequence ATGCAGTCGTGGCCCAGCCCTGAGATCCCTGTCGTTCCCGGCGAATCAACGCCTCCCTGTCTGTATGACACATCGACTGCATCACTTGTCGAGGCCGAGACAGGTGACACCGCGCGGCTCTATGTGTGCGGCATCACTCCGTACGACGCCACGCACATGGGGCACGCCGCCACCTACGTCTCCTATGACACCCTGCAGCGGGTGTGGCGCGATGCAGGGATGACGGTGCACTACGCGCAGAACATCACAGACATCGACGATCCTCTGCTCGAGCGTGCGCGCGAAACAGGGGCAGACTGGCGCGATCTCGCCGATGAGCAGATCGATCTCTTTCGCAACGACATGGCGAGTCTCAGCGTGATTCCACCCGACGATTTCGTCGCCGTCACCGATGTCATTGACCCGATCGGCAGAGCCGTCGAGCGAATGCTTCAGAACGGAACCGCCTATCGGGTTCCCACTCCCGAGTCGACGGCGGGCGATGACGTGTATTTCGATATCGCGGCGACCGAAGCCGCGGGCGTCTGGACACTTGGCGCAGAGAGCCGGTACGACCGCGAGACGATGCTCACGCTCTCTCGCGAACGTGGCGGAGACCCGGATCGCCCGGGCAAACGAGACCCCATCGACCCGCTCGTCTGGCGGGCGGCACGTGACGGGGAGCCACGGTGGCCGTCACCGCTCGGAGAGGGCAGGCCCGGCTGGCACATTGAATGCTCGGTGATCGCCCTTCGCGAGTTGGGAACCGACTTCACCGTGCAGGGTGGCGGCAGCGACCTGATCTTCCCGCATCACGAGCTGAGTGCCGCGCACGCTGCCGCGCTCTCGGGCAAACCACTTGCTCGCGTGTTCAACCACACGGGGATGGTTGCCTACCAGGGCGAAAAGATGTCGAAGTCGCTCGGCAACCTCGTGCTGGTCTCGGCCCTGCGCAAACAGGGAACGGACCCACGCATCATTCGGCTGGCGATTCTCGCTCACCATTACCGCAGCGACTGGGAATGGACAGACGATCTGCTCCCAAACTCAGCACAGCGCATGGCCGAATGGACGACCGGGTTCGCTGCCGATTCCCCAGGGGGCGCTGACGCGTCGACCGTCCTTCACGACATCAGAGCGGCGCTGCGACACGACCTCGACACGCCAACCGCTCTAGCGGCGCTGGATAAGGCATCAGCGTCGGGCGTTGACGACGCAGCGAGCGTCAAGGCAGCTATTCACGCGCTCCTCGGCGTTGCACTCGACTGA
- a CDS encoding undecaprenyl-diphosphate phosphatase, producing the protein MDLLNAVILGIVQGLTEFLPVSSSAHLRIVGEFLGTGEDPGARFTAITQIGTEAAVIIFFWRDIVRIIGAWFRALRGKIPRNDPDARMGWLIIIGSIPIVVLGLLFQDAIETVLRSLWFTATTLIVFGVLLGIADWVGAKRRELGDLTYGHGVIYGFAQAMALIPGVSRSGGTITAGLFLGYSRESAARYAFLLAIPAVLGSGFYQMAKGIASDCEPGTAGCTQELFGPLETLIATVVAFIVAIVVIAFFMKWISKHSFLPFVIYRILLGGALIVMLLTGVMTA; encoded by the coding sequence GTGGATCTTCTCAACGCGGTAATTCTCGGCATCGTTCAAGGCCTCACCGAATTTCTTCCCGTGTCCTCGAGCGCGCATCTGCGCATCGTCGGCGAATTTCTCGGCACAGGCGAAGATCCCGGCGCTCGCTTCACCGCCATTACGCAGATCGGCACAGAGGCCGCTGTCATCATCTTCTTCTGGCGCGACATCGTTCGCATCATCGGAGCGTGGTTCCGCGCGCTTCGCGGCAAGATTCCACGCAATGACCCTGATGCCCGGATGGGCTGGCTCATCATCATCGGCAGCATTCCGATCGTGGTTCTCGGGCTGCTGTTCCAAGACGCCATCGAGACGGTTCTGCGCTCCCTCTGGTTTACGGCGACGACGCTCATTGTCTTCGGTGTGCTTCTCGGCATTGCCGATTGGGTCGGGGCAAAACGACGCGAGTTGGGCGATCTCACCTACGGGCACGGCGTCATCTACGGATTCGCCCAGGCTATGGCGCTCATTCCCGGAGTCTCACGCTCGGGCGGCACGATCACCGCTGGGCTGTTTCTCGGGTACTCACGAGAGTCAGCCGCTCGCTATGCATTCCTACTCGCGATCCCCGCCGTACTGGGCAGCGGCTTTTACCAGATGGCAAAGGGCATCGCCTCGGACTGCGAGCCAGGCACGGCCGGCTGCACACAAGAACTCTTCGGACCGCTCGAAACGCTCATCGCCACCGTCGTCGCATTCATCGTTGCCATTGTCGTCATTGCGTTCTTCATGAAGTGGATCTCGAAGCACAGCTTCCTTCCGTTCGTCATCTACCGGATTCTGTTGGGCGGTGCCCTGATCGTGATGCTTCTCACCGGCGTCATGACCGCCTGA
- a CDS encoding M20/M25/M40 family metallo-hydrolase, which translates to MSSSIDNDATPHTDEAASEETARITRDLIRIDTTNFGNGKAKGETEAAEYVEAYLAKLGLTASLFNSEPGRTSLVTRVEGRDSRKPALVVHGHLDVVPADPRNWTVDPFEGVIRDGMLWGRGAVDMKDMDAMILTSLKSILADGQPERDLIVAFFADEENGGVLGSHHLVENHPELFTGATEAISEVGGYSIDVNGERAYLLQTGEKCLVWLTLRAHGTASHGSRVMNDNAITKLAHAVAAVGTREWPVRLTETTENLLREIARILDVDFSQVTPHDLLLATGTAAGFLQASLRTTTNPTMLEAGYKSNVIPDRAEARLDIRAMPGEEMEVVRQIQELVGPDIEVEVNHRDVGLENPFSGSLVDAVKQSLHAFDPGAPVLPYLMPAGTDNKALSKLGINGYGFAPLRLPADMDFPGMFHGVDERVPLDALVFGKQVLTDLLRTY; encoded by the coding sequence ATGAGCTCGAGTATCGACAACGACGCCACCCCGCACACGGACGAAGCCGCGAGCGAGGAGACCGCGCGGATCACCCGCGATCTGATCAGAATCGACACCACGAATTTTGGCAATGGCAAGGCAAAGGGCGAGACCGAGGCCGCCGAGTACGTCGAGGCATACCTGGCGAAACTCGGACTGACGGCGTCGCTTTTCAACTCCGAACCGGGCCGCACAAGCCTTGTCACGAGGGTTGAGGGGCGAGATTCACGCAAGCCAGCGCTTGTGGTGCACGGACATCTCGACGTGGTCCCCGCCGATCCGCGAAATTGGACGGTCGACCCGTTCGAAGGCGTCATCAGAGACGGGATGCTGTGGGGCCGCGGCGCTGTAGATATGAAGGACATGGACGCCATGATCCTCACCAGTCTGAAGAGCATCCTCGCAGACGGGCAGCCCGAACGTGATCTCATCGTCGCGTTCTTCGCCGATGAGGAGAACGGCGGCGTTCTCGGCTCGCATCACCTCGTTGAAAATCACCCGGAACTGTTCACAGGGGCAACAGAGGCAATCAGCGAGGTCGGCGGCTATTCCATCGATGTCAACGGCGAGCGCGCGTATCTGCTGCAGACGGGGGAGAAGTGCCTTGTCTGGCTCACCTTGCGCGCTCACGGAACGGCGTCCCACGGTTCGCGGGTAATGAACGACAACGCCATCACGAAGCTCGCTCACGCGGTTGCGGCGGTCGGCACACGGGAATGGCCGGTTCGGCTGACCGAGACGACGGAGAACCTCCTGCGCGAGATCGCCCGCATTCTCGACGTTGATTTCTCCCAGGTCACGCCACACGATCTGCTGCTGGCGACGGGCACGGCCGCAGGGTTCCTTCAGGCATCGCTGCGCACAACGACAAACCCGACAATGCTCGAGGCCGGCTACAAGAGCAACGTGATTCCCGACAGAGCAGAGGCGCGACTCGACATCAGGGCGATGCCTGGAGAAGAGATGGAAGTCGTCCGCCAGATTCAGGAACTTGTCGGTCCCGATATCGAGGTCGAGGTCAACCACAGGGATGTTGGCCTGGAGAACCCGTTCTCCGGATCTCTCGTCGATGCCGTCAAGCAGTCGCTGCATGCCTTCGACCCGGGCGCTCCCGTGCTTCCGTATCTCATGCCTGCGGGTACAGACAACAAAGCGCTCTCAAAACTCGGAATCAACGGGTACGGTTTCGCGCCTCTTCGACTGCCCGCCGACATGGACTTCCCAGGAATGTTCCATGGAGTCGATGAGAGAGTTCCGCTTGACGCATTAGTCTTTGGCAAGCAGGTTCTGACTGACCTGCTGCGCACCTACTAA
- a CDS encoding GNAT family N-acetyltransferase: MPEREISWTSIADEAERERRIDAALRRVIAQRSRAEGRDIEVPQLDDGDVWLLTRDERELAALWILGDESRMVLGDVARADEDSVTAEVLWAGLRKLASRRGWTGSVNFTVFPGDAQMRRVASVSKATRVATKMRADAHTQAAPDDVVLRSMTGEEFARYNDGLAEDFAQELVESGAADTLEAAREESSQQMSALLPDGLGSAGQHLWTVRHGDERVGILWLSHGDDRAFIYDIEMEPAFRGRGFGTQTLRLAAEKARAWGLPCVALNVFGNNEGAQRLYAREGYTATETQWSAPLGSRSN, encoded by the coding sequence ATGCCGGAGCGCGAGATTTCATGGACGTCCATTGCAGATGAGGCCGAGCGGGAGCGCCGCATCGATGCAGCTCTGCGTCGTGTCATCGCGCAGCGTTCGCGTGCCGAGGGCCGTGACATCGAGGTGCCGCAGCTCGACGATGGTGACGTATGGCTGTTGACGAGGGACGAGCGGGAGCTCGCGGCGCTCTGGATTCTGGGCGACGAATCGCGCATGGTGCTTGGCGATGTCGCACGTGCCGACGAGGATTCCGTGACCGCCGAGGTGCTCTGGGCAGGACTGCGGAAACTCGCCTCCAGGCGTGGCTGGACGGGCAGCGTGAATTTCACTGTCTTTCCCGGAGACGCCCAGATGAGGCGTGTCGCTTCTGTGTCGAAAGCAACACGCGTCGCGACAAAGATGCGGGCGGATGCCCACACCCAGGCAGCTCCCGACGATGTCGTTCTTCGCTCGATGACCGGCGAGGAGTTCGCTCGTTACAACGACGGTCTCGCCGAGGATTTCGCACAAGAACTTGTCGAGAGCGGCGCGGCCGACACACTCGAGGCCGCACGGGAAGAGTCGTCTCAGCAGATGAGTGCGCTTTTGCCTGACGGCCTCGGCTCTGCGGGGCAGCACCTCTGGACGGTCCGGCACGGCGACGAGCGTGTCGGCATCCTCTGGCTGAGCCACGGCGACGATCGGGCGTTCATCTACGACATCGAGATGGAGCCCGCCTTTCGCGGGCGAGGCTTTGGCACGCAGACGCTCCGGCTCGCGGCGGAGAAGGCGCGCGCGTGGGGTCTGCCGTGCGTCGCACTCAACGTGTTCGGAAACAATGAGGGTGCGCAGCGCCTCTATGCGCGCGAGGGCTACACGGCAACCGAGACGCAGTGGTCTGCGCCGCTCGGCTCCCGCTCGAACTGA